Within the Thermoanaerobaculia bacterium genome, the region CCCCAGTTGCGCTCTCCCTGCAGCCAACCCTGAGCGAAAGGCGCGTACGACACGGGACGCCCGTTCTTCAAGGTCACGAGCGTCACCCGGTATCCGACCTTCCGGCTGCGGTTCCACGAGCCGTGCTCGGCGATGAAGATCTGGCCGCGATATTCGGAAGGAAACAT harbors:
- a CDS encoding sorbosone dehydrogenase family protein, which translates into the protein MFPSEYRGQIFIAEHGSWNRSRKVGYRVTLVTLKNGRPVSYAPFAQGWLQGERNWGRPVDVLVMPDGAMLVSDDLAGAIYRISYK